A single genomic interval of Microbacterium hydrocarbonoxydans harbors:
- a CDS encoding ABC transporter permease subunit encodes MTETAEPTAPLTRRQRQATRIAEAASGPIGWMLLKILLLAVVDAIALYAVFVLVGQHEWLVLGLVVAVTVLVNYIYFSRKRVPAKYLTPGIIFLIIFQVFTLLYTGYIGFTNYGTGHNGTKDQAISSLLASAQERVEDSATYPVTVVEQFGTYGLLVTDPESGEALLGTAEQPLQEVDAEFASGQAISVDGWTTLPLAKVFTLSEQLEKLSVQFSEDPNDGALRAPDGQKGYLYISTLEYDADADTITDTTSGVVYSDTGEGAFAAEDGTELLPGWQTTVGFDNFVRAVSDESIRGPLISVTIWTFVFALLSVATTFFLGLLLALVFNNTRMRFRNGYRIILILPYAFPAFLSALVWAGMMNESFGFINQVIFGGAEIPWLTDPTLAKVSVLLVNLWLGFPYMFLVCMGALQGIPEDVNEAAVMDGANPWQVFRRIKLPLLLVTVAPLLISSFAFNFNNFNLIYMLTKGGPRFDDVSIPVGHTDILISMVYKVAFTGQTRDYGLASAFTILIFIVVATISIVSFRKTKALEELN; translated from the coding sequence ATGACAGAGACCGCTGAGCCCACGGCTCCACTCACCAGGCGCCAGCGCCAGGCCACCAGGATTGCCGAGGCGGCGTCGGGGCCGATCGGCTGGATGCTGCTGAAGATCCTGCTGCTCGCCGTCGTCGATGCCATCGCGCTGTACGCGGTGTTCGTGCTCGTCGGCCAGCACGAATGGCTCGTGCTCGGCCTCGTGGTCGCGGTCACCGTGCTGGTGAACTACATCTACTTCTCGCGGAAGCGGGTGCCCGCCAAGTACCTCACCCCCGGGATCATCTTCCTGATCATCTTCCAGGTCTTCACGCTCCTGTACACCGGCTACATCGGCTTCACGAACTACGGCACCGGACACAACGGCACCAAGGATCAGGCGATCTCCTCGCTGCTCGCCTCCGCGCAGGAGCGCGTCGAGGACTCCGCGACATACCCGGTGACGGTGGTCGAGCAGTTCGGCACCTACGGACTCCTGGTGACGGATCCCGAGTCCGGAGAGGCCCTGCTGGGTACGGCGGAGCAGCCGCTGCAGGAGGTGGACGCCGAGTTCGCGAGTGGCCAGGCGATCTCCGTCGACGGATGGACCACGCTGCCGCTCGCGAAGGTCTTCACCCTCTCCGAGCAGCTCGAGAAGCTGTCGGTGCAGTTCAGTGAGGACCCCAACGACGGGGCCCTGAGAGCGCCGGACGGCCAGAAGGGCTACCTCTACATCTCCACCCTCGAGTACGACGCGGACGCCGACACCATCACCGACACCACCTCGGGCGTGGTGTACTCCGACACGGGTGAGGGCGCATTCGCGGCCGAGGACGGCACGGAGCTCCTGCCGGGCTGGCAGACGACCGTCGGGTTCGACAACTTCGTCCGCGCGGTCAGCGACGAGTCGATCCGCGGGCCGCTCATCTCGGTCACGATCTGGACGTTCGTCTTCGCCCTGCTCTCCGTCGCCACGACGTTCTTCCTCGGGCTCCTGCTCGCCCTGGTGTTCAACAACACCCGGATGCGGTTCCGCAACGGCTACCGGATCATCCTGATCCTCCCGTACGCGTTCCCCGCCTTCCTCTCCGCCCTGGTGTGGGCCGGCATGATGAACGAGAGCTTCGGATTCATCAACCAGGTGATCTTCGGCGGAGCCGAGATCCCGTGGCTGACCGATCCGACCCTCGCGAAGGTGTCGGTGCTGCTGGTGAACCTGTGGCTCGGGTTCCCGTACATGTTCCTCGTCTGCATGGGGGCACTGCAGGGCATCCCCGAGGATGTGAACGAGGCCGCGGTCATGGACGGCGCCAATCCCTGGCAGGTCTTCCGCCGCATCAAGCTGCCGCTGCTGCTCGTGACCGTCGCGCCGCTGTTGATCTCGTCGTTCGCCTTCAACTTCAACAACTTCAACCTGATCTACATGCTCACCAAGGGCGGTCCCCGCTTCGACGACGTGAGCATCCCGGTAGGACATACCGACATCCTGATCTCGATGGTCTACAAGGTCGCCTTCACGGGGCAGACCCGCGACTACGGACTCGCCTCCGCATTCACGATCCTGATCTTCATCGTGGTCGCGACGATCTCGATCGTCAGCTTCCGCAAGACCAAGGCCCTCGAGGAGCTGAACTGA
- a CDS encoding sugar ABC transporter substrate-binding protein, with product MKVNKRGIVAAGVIAIVSTLSLAGCSTATEGGDSSDAEGGGTLTVWVDAERVDALKSAAESYEDKTGVKVKLVGKSVDDMKDDFIQQVPTGKGPDVVMGAHDWLGELSTNGVVAPLELGDSSGDYLPVALQAATYDGTVYMLPYAVENIAVLRNADMVPEAPSSFDDMVSQGTFVVEQGAEGNPYHLYPFQTAFGAPVFGTDDSGSYDSSDLQLGSEGGTAFADWLAAQGAAGTLNTDIDGEIAKQQFLDGTAAFWLTGPWNVGAATDAGINVAIDPVPSPTGETASPFAGVKGFFVSSESKNKVAANDFLVNYIGTEDVQLELFKAGNVLPALTAAADSAASDPIIAGFQAVGADAVPMPAIPAMGSVWEFWGVAEAAIINGSDPATTWQKLVDDVTAAIK from the coding sequence ATGAAGGTGAACAAGAGGGGCATCGTCGCCGCCGGCGTGATCGCGATCGTTTCGACTCTTTCCCTGGCCGGCTGCTCGACCGCGACCGAGGGCGGCGACTCGTCCGACGCCGAGGGCGGCGGCACGCTGACCGTCTGGGTCGACGCCGAGCGCGTCGATGCGCTGAAGAGCGCAGCCGAGTCCTACGAGGACAAGACCGGCGTCAAGGTCAAGCTCGTCGGCAAGTCCGTCGACGACATGAAGGACGACTTCATCCAGCAGGTCCCCACCGGCAAGGGCCCCGACGTGGTCATGGGCGCGCACGACTGGCTGGGCGAGCTCTCCACCAACGGCGTCGTCGCCCCGCTCGAGCTCGGCGACTCCTCGGGGGACTACCTCCCGGTCGCGCTCCAGGCGGCCACCTACGACGGCACCGTCTACATGCTCCCGTACGCGGTCGAGAACATCGCGGTGCTGCGCAATGCCGACATGGTCCCCGAAGCCCCGTCGAGCTTCGACGACATGGTGTCCCAGGGCACGTTCGTGGTCGAGCAGGGTGCCGAGGGCAACCCGTACCACCTCTACCCGTTCCAGACCGCCTTCGGTGCACCGGTCTTCGGGACTGACGACAGCGGCAGCTACGACTCCTCCGACCTCCAGCTCGGCAGCGAGGGTGGCACGGCGTTCGCCGACTGGCTCGCTGCGCAGGGCGCGGCAGGCACGCTGAACACCGACATCGACGGCGAGATCGCCAAGCAGCAGTTCCTCGACGGCACGGCGGCCTTCTGGCTGACCGGTCCGTGGAACGTGGGTGCAGCGACCGACGCCGGCATCAACGTCGCCATCGACCCCGTGCCCAGCCCCACCGGTGAGACGGCATCGCCGTTCGCCGGCGTGAAGGGCTTCTTCGTCAGCTCCGAGTCGAAGAACAAGGTCGCGGCGAACGACTTCCTGGTCAACTACATCGGCACGGAAGACGTCCAGCTCGAGCTGTTCAAGGCCGGGAACGTTCTTCCCGCACTCACCGCGGCCGCCGACTCCGCGGCATCCGACCCCATCATCGCCGGCTTCCAGGCCGTCGGTGCGGACGCGGTGCCGATGCCGGCGATCCCCGCGATGGGCTCCGTCTGGGAGTTCTGGGGTGTCGCAGAGGCAGCCATCATCAACGGCTCCGACCCGGCGACGACGTGGCAGAAGCTCGTCGACGACGTGACCGCGGCGATCAAGTAA
- a CDS encoding FAD-dependent oxidoreductase yields MTKLRLAIVGAGPAGIYAADILLKAERKFDVSIDLFEQLPAPYGLVRYGVAPDHPRIKGIINALRDVLDRGDIRLFGNVRFGEDITLDDLKKHYNAVIFATGAIRDTSLDIPGIDAVASYGAADYVSWFDGHPDVPREWPLDAASVGVLGNGNVALDVARMLAKHAEDLLVTEVPENVYEGLKASAVTDVHVFGRRGPAQVKFTPLELRELGELRDVDMVVYDEDFDYDEASKDAVASNKQVMVIDRILQSWRKRPSVNDARGDGENVGGTASRRLHLHFWARPVEVRTDEAGRVAALVYERTKPDGQGGAVGTGEMREVPLQALYRAIGYFGSPLPGVPFDKKHGVIPNREGQVLAKDSNQQMTGIYATGWIKRGPVGLIGHTKSDAMETVRHIINDQGSWWHPEDPSEEAIPALLRERGVRWTDLEGWHRLDEHEVALGAPQERARVKVVPRDEMVRVSRAE; encoded by the coding sequence ATGACCAAGCTCAGACTGGCCATCGTCGGAGCGGGCCCCGCCGGCATCTACGCCGCCGACATCCTGCTGAAGGCGGAGCGCAAGTTCGACGTGTCCATCGACCTGTTCGAGCAGCTCCCCGCACCGTACGGCCTCGTGCGCTATGGCGTGGCGCCGGATCACCCGCGCATCAAGGGCATCATCAACGCGCTCCGTGACGTGCTGGACCGCGGCGACATCCGCCTCTTCGGCAACGTGCGCTTCGGCGAGGACATCACCCTCGACGACCTCAAGAAGCACTACAACGCGGTGATCTTCGCCACCGGAGCGATCCGCGACACCTCCCTCGACATCCCCGGCATCGACGCCGTCGCCTCGTACGGTGCGGCGGACTACGTCAGCTGGTTCGACGGTCACCCCGACGTGCCACGCGAGTGGCCACTGGATGCGGCATCCGTCGGCGTGCTCGGCAACGGAAACGTCGCGCTCGACGTGGCTCGGATGCTGGCGAAGCACGCCGAGGATCTGCTGGTCACCGAGGTCCCCGAGAACGTCTACGAGGGGCTCAAGGCCAGCGCGGTCACCGACGTCCACGTGTTCGGCCGCCGCGGCCCTGCTCAGGTGAAGTTCACGCCCCTCGAGTTGCGCGAGCTCGGCGAGCTCCGCGACGTGGACATGGTCGTCTACGACGAGGACTTCGACTACGACGAGGCATCGAAGGATGCCGTCGCCAGCAACAAGCAGGTCATGGTCATCGACCGTATCCTGCAGTCGTGGCGCAAGCGCCCGTCCGTCAATGACGCCAGAGGCGACGGCGAGAACGTCGGCGGTACGGCATCCCGTCGCCTGCACCTGCACTTCTGGGCACGCCCGGTGGAGGTCCGCACGGACGAGGCCGGCCGGGTGGCGGCCCTCGTCTACGAGCGCACCAAGCCCGACGGCCAGGGCGGCGCCGTGGGAACCGGTGAGATGCGCGAGGTCCCGCTGCAGGCGCTCTACCGCGCGATCGGCTACTTCGGCTCGCCGCTTCCGGGAGTGCCCTTCGACAAGAAGCACGGCGTCATCCCGAACCGTGAGGGCCAGGTGCTCGCCAAGGATTCCAACCAGCAGATGACCGGCATCTACGCGACCGGCTGGATCAAGCGCGGCCCCGTAGGACTCATCGGGCACACGAAGTCCGACGCGATGGAGACCGTACGCCACATCATCAACGACCAGGGGTCGTGGTGGCACCCGGAGGACCCGTCGGAGGAGGCGATCCCGGCGTTGCTGCGCGAACGCGGGGTGCGCTGGACCGATCTCGAGGGCTGGCATCGCCTCGACGAGCACGAGGTGGCCCTGGGCGCCCCGCAGGAGCGGGCCCGCGTCAAGGTGGTTCCCCGCGACGAGATGGTGCGGGTCTCCCGGGCGGAGTGA
- a CDS encoding sugar ABC transporter permease yields the protein MSTTDIRAAATTTPERRIAPRRRSVGAWFADTGWRHVVAIIVSAFALFPLLYVFSASLNPRGTLTGSNQLFSAFGIDSYVRILSDPQNPYAKWFLNTLIIAVVTGAVTVFIGALAAYAFSRMRFAGRRIGLVTIVVVQMFPQLLAVVAIFLLMSTLGDWFPAIGLNTHTGLILVYLGGALGVNTYLMYGFFNTLPMELDEAARIDGAGHARIFFTMILPLVAPILAVVALLSFIGTVNEYVIASVMLVDVDQQTLVVGLTKLVANPRYADWSAFSAGAVMAAIPVMILFLFLQRYIVGGLTAGATKG from the coding sequence ATGAGCACCACGGACATCAGGGCCGCAGCCACGACGACGCCCGAACGCCGCATCGCCCCTCGTCGCCGAAGTGTCGGCGCCTGGTTCGCCGACACCGGGTGGCGTCACGTCGTCGCGATCATCGTCAGCGCGTTCGCGCTCTTCCCGCTGCTGTACGTGTTCTCGGCCTCCCTCAACCCGAGGGGAACGCTGACCGGCTCGAACCAGCTCTTCTCGGCCTTCGGCATCGACAGCTACGTGCGGATCCTGAGCGATCCGCAGAACCCCTACGCGAAGTGGTTCCTGAACACCCTGATCATCGCCGTCGTGACGGGCGCGGTGACCGTGTTCATCGGGGCGCTGGCCGCGTATGCCTTCTCGCGCATGCGCTTCGCCGGACGTCGGATCGGCCTCGTGACGATCGTGGTCGTCCAGATGTTCCCGCAGCTGCTCGCCGTGGTCGCGATCTTCCTGTTGATGTCGACCCTGGGGGACTGGTTCCCGGCCATCGGCCTGAACACGCACACGGGCCTCATCCTGGTCTACCTCGGTGGAGCCCTCGGCGTGAACACGTACCTGATGTACGGCTTCTTCAACACCCTGCCGATGGAGCTGGACGAGGCTGCCCGCATCGACGGCGCGGGTCATGCCCGGATCTTCTTCACGATGATCCTGCCGCTGGTGGCGCCGATCCTCGCGGTCGTCGCGCTGCTCTCGTTCATCGGGACGGTCAACGAGTACGTGATCGCGAGTGTCATGCTCGTCGACGTCGACCAGCAGACCCTGGTCGTCGGCCTCACGAAGCTCGTCGCCAACCCCCGCTACGCGGACTGGTCTGCGTTCTCGGCGGGCGCGGTCATGGCGGCCATCCCGGTGATGATCCTGTTCCTGTTCC
- a CDS encoding YajQ family cyclic di-GMP-binding protein → MADSSFDIVSKVDHQEAENALNQARKEIEQRYDFKGTGASIAWSGEQILIIASTEERAKAVLDVFQTKLIKRGISLKSLESGEPFASGKEFRIVSSLKDGISSENAKKINKLIRDEGPRGVKSQIQGDELRVQSKSRDDLQSVIALLKGADLDLDLQFINYR, encoded by the coding sequence ATGGCTGACAGCTCATTTGACATCGTCTCGAAAGTGGATCACCAGGAGGCGGAGAACGCTCTCAACCAGGCCCGCAAGGAGATCGAGCAGCGATACGACTTCAAGGGCACTGGAGCGTCGATCGCCTGGAGCGGCGAGCAGATCCTCATCATCGCCAGCACCGAGGAACGCGCGAAGGCCGTTCTCGACGTCTTCCAGACCAAGCTCATCAAGAGGGGCATCTCGCTGAAGAGCCTCGAGTCCGGCGAGCCGTTCGCCAGCGGCAAGGAGTTCCGCATCGTCTCCTCCCTCAAGGACGGGATCTCGTCCGAGAACGCCAAGAAGATCAACAAGCTCATCCGCGACGAGGGCCCGAGGGGCGTCAAGAGCCAGATCCAGGGCGACGAGCTCCGCGTGCAGTCCAAGAGCCGCGACGACCTCCAGTCCGTGATCGCACTGCTCAAGGGCGCCGACCTCGATCTCGATCTGCAGTTCATCAACTACCGCTGA
- a CDS encoding alpha/beta hydrolase encodes MPDWIPDVLGDEFEQLTLELAEDDEGPVVATLVRALPARSRWWERLTRERGALEDVDVLYIHGWSDYFFQKRLARFWTSRGARFFALDLRKYGRSLRDGQTPGYITDLATYDEDIAAALHAMGRGGEGAASDRRLILLGHSTGGLTLSLWASRHPGAVDALVLNSPWLEFQVASARPLIAPVAELQARWAPREVAPQVDLGFYTRAQQEVSDPDDPVEVNLLWRPAQTMAVHAGWFHAILSGHAKVAAGLSVDAPVCVLLSARSATPTRWSEDLTRADSVLVVDDIARAALKLGPSVTVERIDGALHDVFLSRHEAREEAYRRLDRWVRAWSAVRERQT; translated from the coding sequence ATGCCTGACTGGATACCGGACGTCCTCGGCGACGAGTTCGAGCAGTTGACGCTCGAGCTGGCGGAGGACGACGAGGGGCCGGTCGTCGCGACCCTCGTCCGTGCGCTCCCTGCGCGGTCGCGCTGGTGGGAACGCCTGACGCGGGAGCGTGGCGCGCTGGAGGATGTCGACGTCCTCTACATCCACGGCTGGTCGGACTACTTCTTCCAGAAGCGGCTCGCGAGGTTCTGGACATCGAGGGGTGCGCGATTCTTCGCCCTCGACCTCCGCAAGTACGGGCGCAGCCTCCGCGACGGCCAGACCCCCGGGTACATCACCGACCTCGCCACCTACGACGAGGACATCGCGGCAGCACTGCACGCCATGGGGCGCGGCGGTGAGGGTGCTGCATCCGACCGACGGCTGATACTCCTCGGACATTCCACGGGCGGCCTCACCCTCAGCCTGTGGGCGTCCAGACACCCGGGGGCGGTGGATGCCCTGGTGCTGAACAGCCCCTGGTTGGAGTTCCAGGTCGCGTCGGCGCGGCCGCTGATCGCACCGGTGGCGGAGCTCCAGGCGCGCTGGGCGCCACGGGAGGTCGCGCCGCAGGTCGATCTCGGCTTCTACACGCGTGCCCAGCAGGAGGTCTCCGATCCGGATGACCCGGTCGAGGTGAACCTGCTGTGGCGCCCGGCTCAGACCATGGCTGTGCACGCCGGGTGGTTCCACGCGATCCTCAGCGGTCACGCCAAGGTCGCCGCCGGGCTCTCGGTCGACGCACCGGTGTGCGTGCTGCTCTCGGCGCGTTCGGCGACTCCGACGCGGTGGTCCGAGGACCTGACCCGTGCCGACTCGGTTCTCGTCGTCGACGACATCGCCAGAGCCGCGCTGAAGCTCGGCCCCTCGGTCACCGTCGAGCGAATCGATGGTGCGCTGCACGACGTCTTCCTCTCCCGCCACGAGGCGAGAGAGGAAGCGTATCGACGTCTCGACCGGTGGGTCAGAGCGTGGTCCGCCGTGCGCGAGCGTCAGACGTAG
- a CDS encoding polyprenyl synthetase family protein: MTSSRVAPGSRLASRLGFSDRVFIGTAGRRIAQAIEDGLERVETGLADDVRVADPLADAASRYLYEAGGKRIRPVLTLLAAQLGDGNTEQVIDVAKALEITHLGSLYHDDVMDGADRRRGVPAAQTVWGNNIAILTGDILFSRASQLMSRLGERAIRLQADTFERLVLGQMHETIGAQPDDDPIEFYIQVLADKTGSLIAAATQGGVIFSNAPAEYEEPLRVYGEKIGVAFQLLDDVIDLSAKPEDTGKVPGTDLRAGVPTMPYLLLKAQRDDASTDLAVRIDDGVARIADGEDPAILDGPLTELRDHASTQKTLALAHSWTQDAIDALAPLPRGTVREALTRFAETLVERSS, from the coding sequence GTGACTTCGAGCCGCGTTGCCCCGGGTTCGCGACTGGCGAGCCGTCTCGGTTTCAGCGACCGTGTCTTCATCGGCACCGCCGGCCGGCGTATCGCCCAGGCGATCGAAGACGGACTCGAGCGTGTCGAGACGGGCCTCGCCGACGACGTGCGCGTCGCCGATCCGCTGGCGGATGCCGCGAGCCGCTACCTCTACGAGGCCGGAGGCAAGCGCATCCGGCCCGTGCTGACGCTGCTCGCCGCCCAGCTCGGCGACGGCAACACCGAGCAGGTCATCGACGTGGCGAAGGCGCTCGAGATCACCCACCTCGGCTCGCTGTACCACGATGACGTCATGGACGGCGCCGACCGCCGACGGGGCGTCCCGGCGGCGCAGACGGTGTGGGGCAACAACATCGCGATCCTCACGGGAGACATCCTGTTCTCGCGGGCGAGCCAGCTGATGTCCCGTCTGGGCGAGCGGGCGATCCGCCTGCAGGCCGACACGTTCGAGCGTCTGGTCCTCGGACAGATGCACGAGACGATCGGCGCTCAGCCCGACGACGATCCCATCGAGTTCTACATCCAGGTGCTCGCCGACAAGACCGGCTCGCTGATCGCCGCGGCGACGCAGGGCGGCGTCATCTTCTCCAATGCCCCGGCCGAGTACGAAGAGCCGCTGCGCGTCTACGGCGAGAAGATCGGCGTGGCCTTCCAGCTGCTCGACGACGTCATCGACCTGTCGGCGAAGCCCGAGGACACCGGCAAGGTGCCTGGCACCGACCTGCGTGCCGGCGTACCGACAATGCCGTATCTGCTGCTCAAGGCGCAGCGCGACGACGCGTCGACCGATCTCGCCGTCCGCATCGATGACGGCGTCGCCCGCATCGCCGACGGCGAGGACCCGGCGATCCTCGACGGGCCGCTCACCGAGCTGCGTGACCACGCCAGCACCCAGAAGACTCTCGCGCTCGCGCATTCCTGGACCCAGGATGCGATCGACGCGCTCGCCCCGCTTCCGCGCGGCACCGTGCGCGAGGCGCTCACCCGCTTCGCAGAGACCCTCGTCGAACGCTCCAGCTGA
- a CDS encoding GntR family transcriptional regulator, with protein sequence MSNNSSLTSIRESKQLLAEEVFQHIGAQIVEGVLEPGHRIRDVDVAEELHVSRTPVREALQRLERLGLVTMYPSRYTEVTAVTPEIVEQTLEFAGYQAGMAARMGVARMTPHERQSLASLIEQMYTRLDDDVHISNTRWAVFSFLSERSRNLQHQVLINDASMALFRNLRGWSVPEDDRERMLQVYRDFHDAVLRGDADEAERFARLMHYV encoded by the coding sequence ATGAGCAACAACAGCTCATTGACGAGCATTCGAGAAAGCAAGCAGCTCTTAGCGGAGGAGGTCTTCCAGCACATCGGCGCACAGATCGTCGAAGGTGTGCTGGAGCCTGGACATCGCATCCGCGATGTCGACGTCGCGGAAGAGCTGCATGTGTCACGAACTCCGGTGCGAGAGGCGTTACAGCGCCTCGAGCGCCTCGGACTCGTGACGATGTACCCGAGCCGTTACACGGAGGTCACCGCGGTGACGCCGGAGATCGTCGAGCAGACGCTCGAGTTCGCCGGGTATCAGGCGGGAATGGCGGCCCGTATGGGCGTCGCAAGGATGACGCCGCACGAGCGACAGAGTCTCGCGTCGCTGATCGAGCAGATGTACACCAGGCTCGATGACGACGTGCACATCTCCAACACGCGGTGGGCGGTGTTCTCCTTCCTGAGCGAGCGCAGCCGCAACCTGCAGCATCAGGTGCTGATCAACGACGCGAGCATGGCGTTGTTCCGCAACCTGCGCGGGTGGAGCGTTCCCGAAGACGACCGGGAGCGGATGCTGCAGGTCTATCGGGACTTCCACGACGCGGTGCTGCGTGGCGACGCCGACGAGGCGGAGCGTTTCGCGCGCCTCATGCACTACGTCTGA